TCATCTCATGCACCTCGTTACAGTAGCTTGTAGACGGCGACATCATCATGCAGCGCCGTGGCGCCCTCGGCCTGGCGGGAGGCCCCGGGCATGATGACCATGCCGCCGGCCCCGTCGGGGATCGTCACGAGCAGCAGCAGCGGTTGCCAGTCGCTGAGGCCGGGCACGATGCGGGTCGAGGGCTCCAGGTCATTCCGCTCGTGCCACGCCCCGTTCGGCTGGCGGAAGCGCACCGACAGCGTGGCCCCGCTGTCACTGTCCTCCGGGTCGGACTTGGCCCAACTGACGACAAGGTAGCGCTCGCCGGGCTTGACCGGGAGCGTCTGCAGGTATGTGCCTGAGGTCGTTCCGGTCAGGCCCGCGGCCATGGTGCCGTTGCGGCCCTTGCCGGGCGCCAGCGTGACCGTGCCGCGCCCGCCGCTGCTCCAGGTGCTCCAGCCCTCCGGCGCACCCTTGGTCTCCCAGTCCTTCTCGGCCTGTTGCTGGTTGGTGGCCCTGGCCTCAAAGTCGCCGTTCTTGAGCAGGCTCGGTGGCTTGTCGCGGCTGATCTGCACCCAGGCACTGATGGCCGCGCCGAAGCCGGCCTCGGGCGTGGCCTGCGCGATCTGCGCGAGCATCTGCTCGGCCTTGTCGGGAGCGTGGCTCTGCACCCACGCCAACGCGCGCAGGGCCGCCACCGCCCCGCCCTGCTCCAGTTGCGGCATCTGGGCGGTGGCGAGGTACCCCATGTCTCCGAGGCCGCGCAGCGTCTCGCCGAGGAGGTCCTGACGCTGCGGCGCCTCGGCCCAGTAGCGCTCCCGCTCGCGCGCCAGTTGCCCCATCTCCCCCACCATCTGCAGGGCCTGCGTCGCCGACGCTTCATCGGTAACGGGCAGCTTCACCAACTGCTGCGACATGCCATAGGCCCTGATGGGGTAGCTGCCGTACTGCAGCGCGGCGCGCAGGCACTCGATGCGCTCGCGCTCCCGGTCGGTCTTGGCCTCGCGGGCAGCCTGGCGCAGCAGGCGGAAGCCCTCGTCCACGTCCTCGGGCGACATCGCCAGCGCCTGGTTCTTCAGGTTGCGGTGGACCCACCCGCGGCGCCCCTCGCGCGGGGTGTTCCACGACCGCTCCAGCAGGTCGAAGTACCGCTCCATCGTCCCGGCCGCCGGGCCGAACATCCGGGCGTAGAACTCGCCCAGCAGCTTGTCCACATCCTGCTTGCTGTCCCACTGCAGCCGGGCGAAGGCCCAGATCATCGGCGCGGTGTTGGGCAGGAACGTGTAGACCTCGACGTACATGCCCTCGAAGCCCAGCGACTTGTCGAACTTGAGCTGCTGGGCCATGGCGTGCGGGTACACGCGCGGGGTGCAGCCGCCCATGCCGAAGTAGTCATACCGCGACAGGTGCCGGCAGCGCTTCGCCCACGCGCGGGTCAGCTCGTGGTCGGCCTGCTTGCGACCGGGCTCCCACCACAGGGCCGAGGTCTCCGTGATGTAGCCGAAGACGTTGGGCTCCAGTCTGTCCACGGTCTCGGGCAGGTCGCGGGCGATGCTGTAGATGAGCGTGCCCACGTAGCGGTCGGGATGGGTCTTGGCGATCTCGCGGGCGATGGCGTTGACGAACTTGTAGTGGCGGTCGGAGAACTGGTGCTTCTC
This genomic window from bacterium contains:
- a CDS encoding DUF4838 domain-containing protein, whose product is MRRLIWTLAVLAAVVPAHAAKVVLAAKGQPTATIVIPANANDKEKLAAADLQHYVKAVCGVDLPLKTDGKAVAGTGLYIGQCEPTQDSDLPDKSLNPEAYALHVRGGNVFFTGRYPTPTYFAVASFLEGSLGVRWFAPGEAWEYVPTGKPGELAVEVKGIVSVPDTSPRVWSGHAWTDEWKTWNLRNKAVLSEVVPRRQFQNNVYRVFPPSKYAQTHPEYYPLIGGKRWIPPNDKDSYWRPCESNPEVQRLVAEYACNWFSTHPDTDSFSVGMDDVSHMCACDACRAWDPHPDSYEKHQFSDRHYKFVNAIAREIAKTHPDRYVGTLIYSIARDLPETVDRLEPNVFGYITETSALWWEPGRKQADHELTRAWAKRCRHLSRYDYFGMGGCTPRVYPHAMAQQLKFDKSLGFEGMYVEVYTFLPNTAPMIWAFARLQWDSKQDVDKLLGEFYARMFGPAAGTMERYFDLLERSWNTPREGRRGWVHRNLKNQALAMSPEDVDEGFRLLRQAAREAKTDRERERIECLRAALQYGSYPIRAYGMSQQLVKLPVTDEASATQALQMVGEMGQLARERERYWAEAPQRQDLLGETLRGLGDMGYLATAQMPQLEQGGAVAALRALAWVQSHAPDKAEQMLAQIAQATPEAGFGAAISAWVQISRDKPPSLLKNGDFEARATNQQQAEKDWETKGAPEGWSTWSSGGRGTVTLAPGKGRNGTMAAGLTGTTSGTYLQTLPVKPGERYLVVSWAKSDPEDSDSGATLSVRFRQPNGAWHERNDLEPSTRIVPGLSDWQPLLLLVTIPDGAGGMVIMPGASRQAEGATALHDDVAVYKLL